One segment of Antennarius striatus isolate MH-2024 chromosome 5, ASM4005453v1, whole genome shotgun sequence DNA contains the following:
- the nudt2 gene encoding bis(5'-nucleosyl)-tetraphosphatase [asymmetrical] codes for MALRACGFIIFRRSALLPDIEYLLLQTSYGKHHWTPPKGHVDPGEDDLTTALRETKEEAGLGREHLRMIDGFVQELRYEVQGRPKEVLYWLAELRDPGTKVILSSEHQDYRWAPLEEACTMAQYKDMQDTLRSAQKHLELQP; via the exons ATGGCACTACGAGCTTGTGGCTTCATAATTTTTCGTCGTTCTGCCCTTCTGCCAGACATCGAGTACCTTCTTCTGCAGACCTCTTATGGGAAACACCACTGGACCCCACCCAAAG GTCATGTGGATCCAGGTGAGGATGACCTCACCACAGCGTTGAGAGAGACAAAGGAGGAGGCAGGACTGGGAAGAGAACACTTAAGGATGATTGATGGTTTTGTGCAGGAGCTGCGCTATGAGGTGCAAGGGAGACCCAAAGAGGTGCTTTACTGGCTGGCTGAGCTGAGAGACCCAGGGACAAAGGTGATTTTGTCCAGTGAGCACCAGGACTACCGTTGGGCCCCACTGGAAGAAGCCTGCACTATGGCTCAGTATAAGGACATGCAGGATACACTGAGATCAGCACAGAAACACTTGGAGCTTCAGCCGTGA
- the rfesd gene encoding Rieske domain-containing protein isoform X2 has protein sequence MEEQKQPSGGPHFVGKRDELIAEKRSFRTLEGRDILIIHHQDVFYAIDSYCYHNGGLLQNGDIEEIDGKMCIICPNHKYKITLAEGEGIYKGKNPRENPPVARWFSKGLKQRVHTVTESNGDVYVKLSDDKSMIDSDYYQGEKGKVAREAAEASRKKSEGDADR, from the exons ATGGAGGAACAGAAGCAGCCATCAGGAGGGCCTCATTTTGTGGGAAAGAGGGATGAACTGATTGCAGAGAAGCGCTCTTTCAGAACACTAGAAGGTCGGGACATTCTGATCATCCACCACCAGGACGTTTTCTATGCTATCGACTCTTACTGTTACC ATAACGGAGGATTACTGCAGAATGGAGACATTGAG GAAATTGATGGGAAGATGTGCATAATTTGTCCAAACCACAAGTATAAAATCACTCTTGCTGAGGGGGAGGGCATATACAAGGGCAAGAACCCCAGGGAAAATCCACCTGTGGCCAGATGGTTTTCCAAGGGTCTGAAGCAGCGGGTCCACACAGTCACTGAGAGCAATGGGGACGTCTATGTCAAACTTTCTGACGACAAGTCCATGATTGACTCAGACTACTATCAGGGAGAGAAAGGGAAGGTCGCGAGAGAAGCAGCCGAGGCATCCAGGAAGAAGTCAGAAGGAGACGCAGACAGATGA
- the glrx gene encoding glutaredoxin-1: MAQQFVQAKIKGDKVVLFMKPTCPYCTTAKAVLSKYKFKPGHLEFIDISGRSDMGSVQDYLLELTGARTVPRVFIGEECIGGGSDVKALHDDGKLEGMLQRIGALQ; this comes from the exons ATGGCGCAGCAGTTTGTTCAAGCCAAAATCAAAGGAGACAAGGTGGTTCTGTTCATGAAGCCCACCTGTCCCTACTGCACCACGGCCAAAGCTGTGTTGTCAAAATATAAGTTCAAACCGGGACATCTGGAGTTCATTGACATCAGTGGACGCAGTGACATGGGAAGTGTGCAGGACTATTTACTGGAGCTAACAGGAGCCAGAACG GTCCCTCGAGTGTTCATCGGTGAGGAGTGTATTGGAGGCGGCAGCGATGTGAAGGCGTTGCATGATGATGGTAAACTGGAGGGCATGCTGCAGCGTATTGGAGCTCTACAGTGA
- the rfesd gene encoding Rieske domain-containing protein isoform X1, translating to MTTVMGGSTTIIPVINLEATRLCGDMEEQKQPSGGPHFVGKRDELIAEKRSFRTLEGRDILIIHHQDVFYAIDSYCYHNGGLLQNGDIEEIDGKMCIICPNHKYKITLAEGEGIYKGKNPRENPPVARWFSKGLKQRVHTVTESNGDVYVKLSDDKSMIDSDYYQGEKGKVAREAAEASRKKSEGDADR from the exons ATGACAACCGTGATGGGAGGCTCCACCACAATAATCCCAGTGATAAATCTAGAAGCCACACGCTTATGTGG AGACATGGAGGAACAGAAGCAGCCATCAGGAGGGCCTCATTTTGTGGGAAAGAGGGATGAACTGATTGCAGAGAAGCGCTCTTTCAGAACACTAGAAGGTCGGGACATTCTGATCATCCACCACCAGGACGTTTTCTATGCTATCGACTCTTACTGTTACC ATAACGGAGGATTACTGCAGAATGGAGACATTGAG GAAATTGATGGGAAGATGTGCATAATTTGTCCAAACCACAAGTATAAAATCACTCTTGCTGAGGGGGAGGGCATATACAAGGGCAAGAACCCCAGGGAAAATCCACCTGTGGCCAGATGGTTTTCCAAGGGTCTGAAGCAGCGGGTCCACACAGTCACTGAGAGCAATGGGGACGTCTATGTCAAACTTTCTGACGACAAGTCCATGATTGACTCAGACTACTATCAGGGAGAGAAAGGGAAGGTCGCGAGAGAAGCAGCCGAGGCATCCAGGAAGAAGTCAGAAGGAGACGCAGACAGATGA
- the rhobtb3 gene encoding rho-related BTB domain-containing protein 3: protein MSIHIVALGSECPGGVGTGEELMGQGQLQGGLLWSYLGHGALVGSCDLESSLHNPAFMEYTSRVFGDVTVVVRDCPSWDLLDSDWASVRKVLEQADILVIKYSVTDKLAFQQVRNGYAPRLRPLLRHWGVPVILVAVGARLNDEGPPCTCPLCASDWSSCVPHSEGLQLSRDLGATYLELPSLNHVFVGRYFGSVLEYFMIQCLKHKAKERPERRRGNKVNELRPPHLEQPARLPPIRVEESSFSQDMQWLLERGVQFADVAFYAGDSGKELGWAHASVLCAVSPYFRQLLLGPKTRERPQSRCVCRERDGGPHSLLSTWDGAFIDGTPRSEGHLTGRLTRLVVKDPLLCMCLWETLMFIYRGAWEWEHLQEALEEKLKSSLAVAQLMERIRSLIGRDKGPRDTPSARAAQLGPQTLVNLFNSPLYSDVIFMVQGSVLPAHRAVLVARCDVMAAMFSGKYAEARSRVVPIHGVSSDTFLSFLEYLYTDSCCPASVLQAMAVLVCAEMYQVKRLQHLCEVCVCAYLQSMPSRELSSTGISVIRLLRRAKCHNAEQLYIWLLHFIANNYLIFSHKPDFLELSDEEREQVERLRWPSRGYLQELSEYQQRRRKLRKSRCTVM from the exons AT GTCCATCCACATTGTGGCTTTGGGCAGTGAGTGTCCCGGTGGAGTGGGGACCGGAGAGGAGCTCATGGGTCAGGGGCAGCTGCAGGGAGGCCTTCTGTGGAGCTACCTGGGTCACGGAGCGCTGGTGGGATCCTGTGATTTGGAGAGCAGCCTGCACAACCCGGCCTTCATGGAATACACCTCACGTGTGTTTGGGGATGTCACTGTAGTGGTTCGGGATTGTCCCAGCTGG GATTTGCTGGACAGTGATTGGGCCAGCGTACGGAAAGTTCTTGAGCAGGCAGACATCCTGGTAATTAAATATTCCGTCACTGACAAACTGGCCTTCCAGCAGGTCAGGAATGGCTACGCCCCACGACTCAGGCCTCTCCTGAGGCACTGGGGAGTCCCTGTCATCCTGGTAGCTGTTGGAGCGCGGCTTAATG ATGAAGGCCCGCCGTGCACGTGCCCGCTGTGTGCGTCCGACTGGAGCAGCTGCGTGCCCCACAGTGAAGGTCTGCAGCTGTCCCGGGACCTGGGGGCCACCTACCTGGAGCTGCCCTCGCTCAACCATGTGTTCGTTGGGCGCTACTTTGGCAGCGTG CTGGAGTACTTCATGATTCAGTGTCTGAAACACAAAGCCAAAGAGAGGCCAGAGAGGAGACGAGGAAACAAAGTGAATGAGCTTCGCCCTCCTCACTTAGAACAACCAG CCCGTCTTCCCCCCATCCGAGTCGAGGAGTCCAGCTTCTCCCAGGATATGCAGTGGTTGTTGGAGCGTGGTGTGCAATTTGCCGATGTGGCTTTCTACGCCGGTGACTCGGGGAAGGAACTCGGTTGGGCCCACGCATCCGTGCTGTGTGCTGTTAGCCCATATTTTAGACAGCTGCTCCTCGGGCCCAAGACCAG GGAGCGTCCTCAGTCACGGTGTGTTTGTAGAGAGCGAGACGGAGGCCCCCATTCACTGCTCTCCACCTGGGACGGGGCTTTTATTGACGGCACGCCCCGATCAGAGGGGCACCTGACGGGACGCCTCACCCGTCTGGTGGTGAAGGACCCCCtcctgtgcatgtgtttgtgggaGACGCTGATGTTCATTTACAGAG GAGCGTGGGAGTGGGAACACCTCCAGGAGGCcctggaggagaagctgaagaGTTCGTTGGCGGTGGCTCAGCTTATGGAGCGCATAAGATCCCTCATCGGCAGAGACAAG ggTCCCAGGGACACACCAAGTGCACGGGCGGCTCAGCTCGGACCCCAGACTCTGGTCAACCTCTTCAATTCTCCTctttactctgatgtcattttcatggTACAAG GAAGTGTTTTGCCAGCCCATCGCGCAGTGCTGGTGGCacgctgtgatgtcatggcgGCCATGTTCAGCGGGAAGTACGCAGAGGCCCGGAGTCGAGTGGTGCCCATCCATGGAGTCTCCTCGGACACCTTCCTGTCTTTCTTGGAGTACCTCTACACTGACTCCTGCTGTCCTG ccagtgtgcTGCAAGCCATGGCTGTGCTGGTCTGTGCCGAGATGTACCAGGTGAAACGTCTGCAGCATCTGTGTGAAGTGTGCGTGTGCGCTTACCTGCAGAGCATGCCCAGTAGGGAGCTGTCGTCCACGGGAATCAGCGTGATCAGACTACTCCGCCGAGCAAAG TGCCACAATGCAGAGCAGCTGTACATCTGGCTCCTCCACTTCATCGCCAACAACTACCTGATCTTCAGTCACAAGCCAGACTTCCTGGAACTCTCTG ATGAGGAGCGTGAGCAGGTTGAGAGGCTACGCTGGCCATCCAGAGGCTACTTGCAGGAGCTTAGTGAGTACCAGCAGAGGCGACGCAAACTTCGCAAGTCCCGTTGtacagtcatgtga